CTCTGCCTGAAATACGGCATCGACATCCTCTGGATCGGCGCCCGCACCACCGTGAACCCATTCTCGGTGCAGGAGATCGCCAACGCCCTGAAAGGTGTGGACATCCCCGTGATGGTGAAGAACCCCATCAACCCCGACCTGCAATTATGGCTGGGCGCACTGGAACGTGTACAGGGAGCCGGTATCACCAAACTGGCTGCTATTCACCGCGGCTTCTCCCCGTTCGAAAAAACGCCGTTCCGAAACATCCCCAAGTGGGAGCTGGCCATTGAAATGCGCCGCATGCTGCCCAACCTGCCGATGATCTGCGACCCGAGCCACATCGCCGGCAGCCGCGAACTGCTTCCGTACGTGTGCCAGAAAGCGATGGACCTGGACATGACCGGACTGATGATTGAAACGCACATCCAGCCGAAAGTGGCCAAGAGCGATGCCGAACAACAGGTGACGCCCGAAGACCTCGGCAAGCTGTTGTCATCCATCACCGTGCGCCGCTCCTCTGCCGAGAACCTGGAGTTCAAGAGCAAGCTGGATCAGCTCCGCGCCGAGATCGACAAACTCGACGACGACCTGTTGCAGGTGCTCTCCACCCGCATGAAGGTGGCCGAGAAGATCGGCGAATACAAACGTGACAATGAAGTGACGATCCTGCAGCTGAACCGGTGGGAAGAGATCATGAACAAACGCCTGGAGATCGGTCAGGCCCTGGGCCTCAGCACCGACTTCACCAAGCAGCTGTACCAGATGATCCACAAGGAATCCATCCGCAAGCAGGAAGAGATCATGAATTCGGCGGTGAAGGTGTAGAGCCTCGAATCAGAAATAAAAAACACCTGTCTATATGACAGGTGTTTTTTATTTCTGGCCCGCATGTTATTTGCGAAAATTTATCAAAGTCATTCGCTTATACATTTATTGCTGATGAATATTAATTCGTCAGCCTTGTCTGTATTCAAAGAGTACATTTGTTTCGTGGTATTGACATTCAAGCTATCGTCGACGCGCATCACAATGAAGTGTTTTGGATGCTTACTACACCAGAAACAAATAGTACCAAACCA
The DNA window shown above is from Flavobacteriales bacterium and carries:
- a CDS encoding bifunctional 3-deoxy-7-phosphoheptulonate synthase/chorismate mutase type II, with the protein product MKPDLNIQPIENWLPVSGKPVIIAGPCSAESADQVLTTARGIARLEKVKVFRAGIWKPRTRPNSFEGVGEEGLKWMKAVKEETGMLLTTEVANAEHVELCLKYGIDILWIGARTTVNPFSVQEIANALKGVDIPVMVKNPINPDLQLWLGALERVQGAGITKLAAIHRGFSPFEKTPFRNIPKWELAIEMRRMLPNLPMICDPSHIAGSRELLPYVCQKAMDLDMTGLMIETHIQPKVAKSDAEQQVTPEDLGKLLSSITVRRSSAENLEFKSKLDQLRAEIDKLDDDLLQVLSTRMKVAEKIGEYKRDNEVTILQLNRWEEIMNKRLEIGQALGLSTDFTKQLYQMIHKESIRKQEEIMNSAVKV